Proteins encoded within one genomic window of Dyadobacter chenhuakuii:
- a CDS encoding phytanoyl-CoA dioxygenase family protein, whose amino-acid sequence MSIVQRVIRKAESLKDHYFPLKEFDSSTLPWIDKPGANIADFLAKHPPRYKVPYNMAEKLENWEQKGYAVLENVISEEMIDKFWGDFQELVQNPDKYDLSVRIDLDEFKPNQERNIKEFPKEALLGKYVKINDFHNSSVAGKKLMTHPAIVSFLEAIFNQKVVVMQSLVFMYGSQQPTHQDFPWVTAKIPSHLAAAWIALEDIKIDSGPLYYYIGSHKMPKFDFGSGILFKKDSTKSPLEFAQYLDKTCAEHQYPKETLLIKKGDVLIWHAALAHGGSMITNPEQTRKSFVCHYSTEQALPYHRNFVTQEPVKQEFNGVYIYNNPVFPQSEDVLK is encoded by the coding sequence ATGAGCATTGTTCAGCGCGTCATTCGCAAGGCCGAATCTCTTAAAGACCATTATTTCCCTTTAAAAGAATTTGACTCTTCTACGCTCCCCTGGATTGACAAGCCTGGTGCCAACATTGCCGACTTCCTGGCAAAACATCCACCTCGTTACAAAGTGCCTTATAACATGGCAGAAAAGCTCGAAAACTGGGAACAAAAAGGTTACGCCGTTCTCGAGAATGTTATCTCGGAAGAAATGATCGATAAATTCTGGGGCGATTTCCAGGAGCTGGTACAGAATCCTGACAAATATGACCTCTCTGTCCGCATAGATCTGGATGAGTTTAAACCAAATCAGGAACGGAACATAAAGGAATTCCCAAAAGAAGCATTGCTGGGTAAATATGTGAAGATCAATGATTTTCACAACTCTTCGGTGGCGGGAAAAAAACTGATGACGCATCCTGCCATTGTTTCATTCCTGGAAGCAATTTTTAATCAAAAAGTGGTGGTCATGCAGAGCCTCGTCTTTATGTATGGAAGCCAGCAGCCCACGCATCAGGATTTTCCCTGGGTAACGGCCAAAATTCCAAGCCACCTGGCAGCCGCGTGGATCGCTTTGGAAGACATTAAAATCGATTCAGGCCCGCTTTATTACTACATTGGCTCACATAAAATGCCAAAATTTGACTTCGGAAGCGGTATTTTGTTCAAAAAAGATTCAACCAAATCACCGCTCGAATTTGCTCAGTATCTCGACAAAACCTGTGCAGAGCATCAGTATCCGAAGGAAACATTGCTCATTAAGAAAGGTGATGTGCTGATCTGGCACGCAGCGCTCGCGCACGGAGGTTCAATGATCACCAATCCGGAACAAACCAGAAAATCGTTCGTTTGCCATTATTCAACCGAACAGGCATTGCCTTACCACAGAAATTTTGTAACCCAGGAGCCTGTTAAGCAGGAGTTCAATGGCGTTTACATCTATAACAACCCTGTTTTCCCCCAATCCGAGGATGTATTGAAATAA
- a CDS encoding 3-keto-disaccharide hydrolase, translating to MLKNLALLSFLFLSISLKAQKAADKEEWQSLFNGKDLTGWDIKIAGHKVNDNYKNTFIVEDNMIRVNYKEYEKFTTEYGHMYYNKPFSHYKIRLQYRFTGNQVPGGASWNVRNSGIMLHSQSAASLGLDQDFPISLEMQYLGGLNAGERTTGNLCTPGTIVEINGKVDEAHCINSSSKTYNGDQWVTAEAIVLGDSIVYHMIEGDTVLVFTNPKIGGGYVGKNHTFKDGKVGSEAEWVRKDNTPLGSGYIALQAESHPIDFRNIQLLNLKGCMDPKASNYKSYYQYADNRSCTFNK from the coding sequence ATGCTCAAAAACCTAGCACTCCTATCTTTTCTATTCCTATCTATCAGCTTAAAAGCCCAAAAAGCCGCTGACAAGGAAGAATGGCAATCATTGTTCAATGGCAAAGACCTGACGGGCTGGGACATTAAGATTGCGGGGCATAAGGTGAATGATAATTACAAAAACACCTTCATTGTTGAGGACAACATGATCCGGGTGAACTATAAGGAATACGAAAAGTTTACGACCGAATACGGGCATATGTATTACAACAAGCCCTTTTCTCATTATAAGATCCGGCTCCAATATCGCTTTACCGGCAATCAGGTGCCCGGCGGGGCTTCCTGGAATGTGAGAAACAGCGGTATAATGCTTCATTCGCAGTCTGCTGCGAGCTTAGGTCTCGATCAGGACTTCCCTATTTCTCTGGAAATGCAATATTTGGGTGGGTTAAATGCAGGTGAACGCACAACGGGCAACCTTTGTACACCCGGGACCATTGTGGAGATCAATGGCAAAGTGGATGAGGCGCATTGCATCAATTCCAGCTCAAAAACTTACAATGGAGACCAGTGGGTAACTGCCGAGGCGATTGTATTGGGCGACTCGATCGTTTACCATATGATCGAAGGCGACACTGTCCTGGTCTTTACAAATCCAAAAATTGGTGGTGGTTATGTTGGTAAAAATCATACATTTAAAGATGGGAAAGTAGGCAGCGAAGCGGAATGGGTGCGCAAAGACAATACGCCGCTTGGAAGCGGTTACATCGCACTTCAGGCCGAAAGCCATCCCATTGATTTCAGGAACATTCAATTGCTCAATTTAAAGGGTTGTATGGATCCGAAAGCGTCTAATTATAAGTCTTATTATCAGTACGCGGACAACAGAAGTTGCACGTTTAATAAGTAG
- the rnr gene encoding ribonuclease R: MRDKKIKDKQGNDKKEAKAPHHIVSYIDNLKADIAAFFDLNSDQTFRPFDIHDHFGVQDKKIRALINEIIHELEESGRLVHQNGGYTAGPNKEVKKGLTGRVDRVNKSFAFVIIEGREDDIYIESEMLNGAWDGDIVTVQPLTKNSRNSRSGRNDSGKTRVEGRVAEIVERSGTDIVGVIEITSRYAVVQPDNKKLFDPIYIEPEEVKDAENGDKVIVKVTQWPTRRSQAEGEIVEVLGKAGNNDVEMHAILAEFGLPYHFPETVEAEAQRIPDKISKKDIAKRKDIRDVLTFTIDPVDAKDFDDALSVRYLDEGNVEVGVHIADVSHYVLPGTELEKEAYRRATSVYLVDRTVPMLPEKLSNNLCSLRPNEDKLSFSAIFEISPKGKVLKEWFGRTVIHSDRRFSYEEAQAVLDSGEGDYPRELNTLNTLAKILRKERFKIGAINFETTEVRFKLDEQGKPLGIYTKERHDSNKLIEEFMLLANKRVAEYVFSLSKGENKNTMVYRVHEAPDTDRLQTFANFVGKLGYKLEVEEENKIAKSMNSMLSKVEGKPEQNLIESLAVRTMAKARYSIDDLGHFGLAFQRYSHFTSPIRRYPDVMAHRLLQHYLDGGNSVPSESYEEASKHSSERERLAAEAERASIKYKQVEYMSMMDKDREFDGIITGVTEFGIFVEITETASEGLIRMTDLGDDYYELDKENYRLLGQRTKKIYTFGDKVKVKVKDTNLARRSMDLYLAGTIPSPARNNNGSGDRDRRPRESRESRSSGKSGRSSTSSSRSSSAPKPKERRKRR; the protein is encoded by the coding sequence ATGAGAGATAAAAAGATAAAAGATAAACAAGGCAATGATAAGAAAGAGGCCAAAGCGCCTCATCATATCGTTTCCTACATCGATAATTTGAAGGCTGATATTGCGGCTTTCTTCGATCTGAACAGTGACCAGACGTTCCGGCCGTTTGATATCCACGACCATTTTGGCGTTCAGGATAAGAAGATCAGAGCGCTTATTAATGAAATCATACATGAGCTGGAAGAGTCCGGAAGGCTTGTGCACCAAAACGGCGGTTACACAGCCGGGCCGAATAAAGAAGTTAAAAAAGGGCTGACCGGCCGCGTAGACCGTGTTAACAAGTCGTTTGCGTTTGTGATCATTGAGGGCCGTGAAGACGACATTTACATTGAATCCGAAATGCTGAACGGCGCCTGGGATGGCGACATTGTGACGGTTCAGCCACTGACAAAAAACAGTCGGAATTCAAGATCCGGCCGCAATGATTCGGGCAAAACCCGTGTGGAAGGTCGCGTTGCGGAGATTGTGGAACGATCGGGCACCGATATTGTCGGGGTGATAGAAATTACGTCCCGCTATGCTGTCGTCCAACCGGATAACAAAAAGCTTTTTGACCCTATTTACATTGAACCGGAAGAGGTTAAGGACGCGGAGAATGGTGATAAGGTGATTGTAAAAGTTACCCAATGGCCTACGCGCAGAAGCCAGGCGGAGGGCGAGATCGTTGAAGTTCTTGGAAAAGCCGGTAATAATGATGTCGAAATGCATGCCATTCTTGCTGAGTTCGGACTTCCCTATCATTTTCCGGAAACAGTTGAAGCGGAAGCCCAGCGAATTCCGGATAAGATTTCAAAAAAGGACATTGCAAAACGGAAAGATATCCGTGACGTGCTGACGTTTACAATCGACCCGGTTGATGCGAAAGATTTTGACGATGCACTTTCTGTGCGTTATCTGGATGAAGGTAATGTTGAAGTCGGCGTGCACATTGCGGACGTTTCGCATTATGTACTGCCTGGAACCGAGTTGGAAAAAGAAGCTTACCGCCGTGCTACATCGGTTTATCTGGTGGACCGGACTGTTCCGATGCTTCCTGAAAAACTGTCCAATAATCTTTGCTCACTTCGCCCTAACGAGGATAAGTTATCGTTCTCAGCGATTTTTGAAATAAGTCCGAAAGGAAAAGTGCTCAAAGAATGGTTTGGCAGGACAGTCATACATTCGGACAGGCGATTTTCCTATGAAGAAGCGCAAGCCGTTTTGGATTCGGGAGAGGGAGATTATCCGCGCGAGCTGAACACATTGAATACGCTGGCCAAAATTCTGAGAAAAGAGCGGTTCAAAATCGGCGCCATTAATTTCGAGACAACGGAAGTTCGGTTCAAGCTGGACGAGCAAGGAAAACCCCTGGGCATTTATACCAAAGAACGCCACGATTCCAACAAGCTGATTGAAGAATTCATGCTTCTTGCCAACAAAAGGGTGGCGGAATATGTGTTTTCACTTTCAAAAGGCGAGAATAAAAATACAATGGTGTACCGGGTCCATGAAGCACCGGACACCGACCGTTTGCAGACTTTCGCCAATTTCGTTGGTAAACTGGGCTATAAACTCGAAGTGGAGGAGGAAAATAAAATCGCCAAATCCATGAACAGCATGCTTTCGAAAGTAGAAGGCAAACCGGAGCAAAACCTGATCGAATCCCTGGCGGTGCGAACCATGGCAAAGGCAAGGTATAGTATTGATGATCTGGGCCATTTCGGACTGGCTTTCCAACGCTATTCCCATTTTACGTCGCCCATTCGTCGTTACCCGGACGTGATGGCGCACAGGCTGTTGCAACATTATCTGGATGGTGGCAATTCTGTGCCTAGTGAAAGCTATGAAGAGGCGTCCAAGCATTCGTCTGAAAGAGAAAGGCTCGCTGCGGAGGCCGAAAGGGCTTCGATCAAATACAAGCAGGTTGAGTACATGAGTATGATGGACAAAGACCGCGAGTTTGACGGGATCATTACCGGCGTAACTGAATTCGGGATTTTCGTCGAAATAACGGAGACCGCTTCCGAAGGCCTGATCCGTATGACAGACCTTGGAGATGACTACTACGAGTTGGATAAGGAAAATTACCGGCTTCTGGGTCAGCGGACCAAGAAGATCTATACGTTTGGCGACAAGGTGAAGGTGAAAGTCAAAGATACAAACCTTGCCAGGAGAAGCATGGATCTGTATCTGGCTGGAACGATCCCATCGCCAGCTAGAAATAACAATGGCTCGGGTGATCGGGACAGGCGGCCCAGGGAGTCGCGCGAGTCGCGTTCTTCCGGAAAAAGCGGACGTTCATCAACTTCATCTTCCCGCTCCTCTTCCGCACCGAAGCCGAAAGAGCGCCGCAAGCGGCGATAG
- a CDS encoding 3'-5' exonuclease: protein MTDEFRKRAKNFLLLDIETVSAFASYDQLPERMQKLWDKKTLSFRKGDETLSNAEYFYDRGAIYSEFGKIVCIAFGAFYWNDHDEISFKVSSFSGDNEVDVLLQFKALIEKYPPEQLILCAHNGKEFDFPFLCRRMLIHCIEIPKALQISGKKPWEILHQDTMDLWKFGDYKSYTSLDLLAAVFDIPGSKNEMSGDQVTRVYWEEKDLAKICRYCREDVVVLAQLYLRLHCFKAVPPENIIRIE from the coding sequence ATGACTGATGAATTTAGAAAGCGTGCCAAGAACTTCTTGTTACTTGACATTGAAACGGTCTCTGCCTTCGCATCCTATGACCAGCTCCCCGAACGGATGCAGAAGCTTTGGGACAAAAAAACCCTGAGTTTCAGGAAAGGCGACGAAACGCTCTCCAATGCGGAATATTTCTATGATCGCGGCGCGATTTACTCGGAATTCGGAAAAATTGTATGCATTGCATTCGGTGCATTTTACTGGAATGATCACGATGAAATTTCGTTTAAAGTCAGCAGCTTTTCCGGAGATAATGAGGTAGATGTTCTTTTGCAGTTTAAAGCGTTAATAGAGAAATATCCACCCGAACAACTCATTTTGTGCGCACATAACGGTAAGGAATTCGACTTCCCCTTCCTGTGCCGCCGAATGCTGATCCATTGCATTGAAATTCCAAAAGCTTTACAGATTTCAGGTAAAAAACCATGGGAAATCCTGCATCAGGACACGATGGACCTTTGGAAATTTGGTGATTATAAAAGTTACACTTCCCTGGACTTGCTTGCAGCCGTTTTCGATATTCCCGGCAGTAAAAATGAAATGAGCGGCGACCAGGTAACGCGGGTTTATTGGGAAGAAAAAGATCTGGCCAAAATTTGTCGATATTGCAGGGAAGATGTTGTCGTTCTGGCACAGCTTTATCTGAGATTACACTGTTTCAAAGCCGTCCCGCCCGAGAATATTATCCGGATAGAATGA
- the lipB gene encoding lipoyl(octanoyl) transferase LipB, with product MNTLINKHVHFQDLGLIDYQEAWDYQEKIFAETISVKTANRNLGTDEQLLTPNYLLFCQHPHVYTLGKSGKADHLLLGENDLLEKQAKYYKINRGGDITYHGPGQIVGYPIFDLDNFFTDIHLYMRTLEEAIILTLADYGLIAGRINGLTGVWFDFEEQKNPRKICALGVKSSRWVTMHGFALNVNTDLSYFGNIVPCGIQDKAVTSMAAELGRDLDMQEVSDKLKNHLAGLFQMEL from the coding sequence ATGAATACCCTCATCAACAAACATGTTCATTTCCAGGATCTGGGACTGATTGATTATCAGGAGGCTTGGGATTATCAGGAGAAAATCTTTGCGGAGACGATCTCTGTGAAGACGGCGAACCGGAATCTCGGTACGGACGAGCAGCTTTTAACTCCCAACTATTTGCTTTTTTGCCAGCATCCGCACGTTTATACGCTTGGGAAAAGTGGAAAAGCGGATCATTTGCTTCTTGGTGAGAATGATCTTTTGGAAAAACAGGCAAAATATTACAAAATTAACCGCGGCGGCGACATTACTTATCATGGTCCCGGCCAGATCGTTGGTTACCCGATTTTTGATCTGGATAACTTTTTTACAGACATCCACCTCTATATGAGGACCCTGGAAGAGGCTATTATCCTCACATTGGCTGATTATGGGCTAATCGCCGGTAGGATTAATGGTTTGACGGGCGTTTGGTTTGATTTTGAAGAACAGAAAAATCCTAGAAAAATCTGTGCATTAGGGGTGAAATCTAGCCGGTGGGTTACGATGCATGGTTTTGCTTTGAATGTGAATACGGATCTTTCTTATTTTGGCAACATTGTGCCGTGCGGCATTCAGGATAAGGCAGTTACTTCCATGGCAGCGGAATTGGGCAGGGACTTGGATATGCAGGAAGTTTCAGATAAATTAAAAAATCATTTAGCAGGACTGTTCCAAATGGAGCTGTAA
- a CDS encoding type II toxin-antitoxin system RelE/ParE family toxin, which produces MSFKVKTIPKFESELKRLAKKYPSLKSEFFELIQSLKLNPTQGTSLGRSCFKIRLSIASKGKGKSGGGRVITYYQVSETTVFLIAIFDKSDRESMPDKELKELLKETL; this is translated from the coding sequence ATGAGCTTTAAGGTAAAGACCATTCCCAAATTCGAATCGGAACTTAAAAGGCTTGCAAAGAAATATCCATCGTTAAAATCAGAGTTTTTCGAACTCATCCAATCGCTCAAACTCAACCCTACTCAAGGAACCTCACTAGGCCGAAGCTGCTTTAAGATCCGATTATCCATTGCGTCCAAAGGAAAGGGAAAATCCGGTGGCGGCAGGGTTATTACTTATTATCAGGTTTCTGAAACCACGGTGTTTCTCATCGCTATTTTTGATAAAAGCGACCGTGAAAGTATGCCCGACAAGGAGTTGAAAGAATTGTTGAAAGAAACCCTTTAA
- a CDS encoding YraN family protein, translating to MAAHNDLGNWGEDQAAAFLAQKGFEIVEKNHRNRYSEIDLIVTKDKMLIFVEVKTRSNTGFGLPEEFVNVTKARLIMRAAEHYIFEKDWMFDIRFDIVSILIQPDGKSDIYHIEDAFCK from the coding sequence ATGGCAGCACATAATGACCTCGGAAACTGGGGTGAAGATCAGGCAGCGGCGTTTTTGGCGCAGAAGGGGTTTGAGATTGTTGAGAAAAACCATCGCAACCGATATTCCGAAATCGACCTCATTGTTACAAAAGACAAGATGCTAATCTTCGTCGAAGTCAAAACGCGCAGCAACACAGGTTTCGGCTTGCCCGAAGAATTTGTAAACGTGACCAAAGCCCGCCTGATCATGCGTGCAGCCGAACATTACATTTTCGAAAAAGACTGGATGTTCGACATCCGCTTCGACATTGTTTCCATCCTCATCCAACCAGACGGGAAGTCTGACATTTATCACATTGAGGATGCTTTTTGCAAATGA
- a CDS encoding AraC family transcriptional regulator: MIKALFETINSGSDASFLVNSFNLEKFNVPYHFHPEFELTLILKGKGKRYVGKQMADFDAGDLVLLGSDLPHSWKSESISTPGFHAKSIVAQFDKSFLGTDFFDRPELSNIRNLLKISAHGIHFTGQTAKEIGARMSVLAQEENALKKMLLLLDILEDLADSKEFVLLDQDGVVATQINSNKDRINAALGYIIDNFRNDIVLNEVSAVVNMSPNAFCKYFKRVTNKTFLDTVIDYRINFAVQQLLSTDRPVSEISFDSGFGDVSHFYKLFKRRMKMSPLNYRKSFQKGL; the protein is encoded by the coding sequence ATGATAAAGGCCCTATTTGAGACGATTAATTCCGGATCGGATGCGTCGTTTCTGGTTAACTCATTCAATCTCGAAAAGTTTAACGTCCCCTATCATTTTCATCCCGAATTTGAACTTACATTGATCCTGAAAGGGAAAGGGAAGCGCTATGTAGGCAAGCAAATGGCCGATTTTGACGCCGGAGATCTTGTATTATTGGGCTCGGATCTGCCGCATTCCTGGAAATCGGAAAGCATTTCAACGCCTGGCTTTCACGCCAAGTCTATCGTAGCGCAGTTTGACAAAAGTTTCCTGGGGACCGACTTCTTTGACAGACCGGAACTGTCTAATATTCGCAACCTGCTAAAAATCAGCGCACACGGCATTCATTTCACGGGACAAACTGCCAAGGAAATAGGCGCCAGAATGAGCGTTTTGGCGCAGGAAGAAAATGCTTTGAAAAAAATGCTGCTGTTACTGGACATTCTAGAAGATCTGGCCGATTCCAAAGAATTTGTCCTGCTGGACCAGGACGGTGTTGTCGCCACTCAGATCAATAGTAATAAGGATCGCATTAATGCGGCGCTGGGCTACATTATCGATAATTTCCGGAATGATATTGTGCTGAATGAGGTGTCAGCAGTTGTTAATATGTCGCCCAATGCTTTTTGTAAATATTTCAAAAGGGTTACCAACAAAACTTTTCTGGATACAGTGATTGATTACCGCATTAATTTCGCCGTGCAACAGTTGCTGTCAACAGACCGGCCGGTTTCGGAAATCTCGTTTGACAGCGGTTTCGGCGACGTCTCCCATTTTTATAAACTCTTCAAAAGGCGCATGAAAATGAGCCCGCTTAATTATAGAAAAAGTTTTCAGAAGGGGCTTTAA
- a CDS encoding phytanoyl-CoA dioxygenase family protein has product MTTRTAPDLADFKAISETEINAFRENGHVLIPGVLNEVEVSRYRDVINDAATKFNTEKRKLEDRDTYGKAFLQITNLWEVDENVKNYALAKRFGKIAADLLGVENVRIYHDQALYKEPGGGFTPWHQDQYYWPVDTKNTITMWMPLIDIDVDMGMLTFASGSHRAGFVENVPISDESEAMLEKFIQDKGFKIARAQTMKAGDATWHYGWTLHSAPGNKSADTMREVMTIIFIADGAKVTEPKNKHQEADRQRWMCGQSAGEALNSPLNPLIL; this is encoded by the coding sequence ATGACGACCAGAACTGCTCCCGATCTGGCTGATTTTAAGGCAATCTCTGAAACTGAAATCAATGCATTCAGAGAAAATGGTCATGTGCTCATCCCTGGCGTGCTGAATGAAGTGGAAGTGTCTCGTTACAGGGACGTTATAAACGATGCTGCCACAAAGTTCAACACCGAAAAGCGAAAGCTGGAAGACAGGGACACGTATGGAAAAGCTTTTTTACAGATTACAAATTTGTGGGAAGTAGACGAAAACGTGAAGAATTATGCATTGGCCAAACGCTTTGGAAAAATTGCCGCGGACCTTTTGGGAGTAGAGAACGTCAGAATTTACCACGACCAGGCTCTTTATAAGGAGCCTGGCGGTGGCTTCACCCCCTGGCACCAGGACCAATATTACTGGCCTGTCGATACCAAGAACACCATTACCATGTGGATGCCGCTGATTGATATAGACGTCGATATGGGCATGCTTACATTTGCTTCGGGGTCGCACCGGGCCGGTTTTGTTGAGAATGTGCCCATTTCCGATGAATCGGAGGCTATGCTTGAAAAATTTATTCAGGATAAGGGTTTCAAAATTGCGCGTGCACAAACCATGAAAGCGGGCGATGCGACCTGGCATTACGGCTGGACATTGCATTCCGCTCCGGGAAACAAATCGGCTGATACGATGCGTGAAGTAATGACCATTATTTTCATAGCCGACGGTGCAAAAGTGACGGAACCTAAAAATAAACACCAGGAAGCCGACCGGCAGCGCTGGATGTGCGGCCAGTCTGCTGGCGAAGCCCTTAATTCTCCACTGAATCCATTGATCCTTTAA
- the rhaM gene encoding L-rhamnose mutarotase produces MEQDKISAFRMQLKPGNEVEYKKRHDEIWPELVQLLKDAGIKEYYIFLDEVTLALFAFQKLGSNDQTAGLASLPIMKKWWDYMADLMEVNADNSPQTVSCPEVFRL; encoded by the coding sequence ATGGAGCAGGACAAAATTTCAGCATTCCGCATGCAATTGAAGCCGGGTAATGAGGTAGAATATAAAAAACGCCACGATGAGATCTGGCCTGAGCTGGTGCAACTGCTTAAAGACGCGGGCATTAAGGAATATTACATCTTTCTGGACGAGGTTACATTAGCCCTTTTTGCATTCCAAAAATTGGGAAGCAATGATCAGACCGCAGGTTTGGCATCATTGCCGATCATGAAAAAGTGGTGGGATTACATGGCAGATTTAATGGAGGTTAATGCAGACAATTCGCCGCAAACAGTTTCCTGCCCGGAGGTTTTCCGACTTTGA
- a CDS encoding barstar family protein, with translation MKNTHFLITREQSDVRTLFLGAFIAQVDGSKATSFKDFYQEISTAMHFPEYDGKNLDALDEMLNDLEWIKEQKVIIYIENSADWLAKEKSEEKLLSVIDILDATAEDWKWMDEEEEGTPKKELQIIFHDSERIRTLLEEQEIPYWVLS, from the coding sequence ATGAAGAACACACACTTCCTGATCACCAGGGAGCAATCGGATGTCCGGACCTTGTTTCTGGGCGCATTCATCGCGCAAGTCGATGGCAGCAAAGCCACTTCATTCAAAGATTTTTACCAGGAAATTTCAACAGCCATGCATTTCCCCGAATATGACGGGAAAAATCTGGATGCGCTGGACGAAATGCTGAATGATCTGGAATGGATCAAGGAGCAAAAAGTCATCATATACATTGAAAATTCGGCAGACTGGCTCGCAAAAGAGAAATCAGAAGAGAAATTGCTGTCCGTAATCGACATTCTTGACGCGACTGCGGAGGATTGGAAATGGATGGATGAGGAAGAAGAAGGGACGCCCAAAAAGGAACTACAAATCATTTTTCACGATTCAGAACGCATCCGGACACTGCTCGAAGAACAGGAAATTCCTTATTGGGTTTTAAGCTGA
- the pnuC gene encoding nicotinamide riboside transporter PnuC, which translates to MTDWLNQTISLAGIATTWLEILGFITGAICVYLNTQQNVWGWFFGIVNAVLYAIVFWQVRLYADMGLQGYFFVTSIYGWWMWKFGGKNHDGISVSRTPARMYPIFGLIFIAVTALWGFLLGKFTNASLTYADSALTVASLIGQWMMARKYLENWILWIIADACYVAMYFYKDLYLTAILYAVFLALAVGGYVQWRKDITKIPAIN; encoded by the coding sequence ATGACCGATTGGCTCAATCAAACCATTTCTCTGGCGGGCATTGCCACCACCTGGCTTGAAATACTGGGCTTTATTACCGGCGCAATCTGTGTTTATTTAAATACACAACAGAATGTCTGGGGGTGGTTTTTCGGGATTGTCAATGCGGTGCTGTACGCCATTGTTTTCTGGCAGGTCCGGCTTTATGCGGATATGGGCTTACAAGGTTACTTTTTCGTAACGAGCATTTACGGCTGGTGGATGTGGAAATTTGGCGGAAAAAATCACGACGGGATCAGTGTATCGCGAACGCCAGCCCGGATGTATCCCATTTTCGGATTGATTTTCATTGCAGTAACAGCCTTGTGGGGATTTTTACTAGGCAAATTCACAAATGCCAGCCTGACTTACGCTGACTCCGCATTAACCGTCGCTAGCCTGATCGGGCAGTGGATGATGGCGCGTAAATATCTGGAAAACTGGATCTTATGGATCATTGCAGACGCTTGCTACGTGGCCATGTACTTTTACAAAGACCTGTATCTGACAGCCATATTATATGCCGTTTTTCTTGCGCTCGCGGTTGGCGGTTATGTACAGTGGAGAAAGGACATTACTAAAATTCCTGCAATCAACTAA